From the genome of Streptacidiphilus sp. PB12-B1b:
CGCAAGAGCTTCACCAGGCAGCTGCCCCGTGGTCCACCCACTCAGCAGTACACGACTACGCCGCCGCCCTCACCACCTGGCGTTCCTCCCCCGCCGCCGGCCTGCTCACCACATGACGAGGACCCCGATGCCCGATCTCGCCTACCACCCGGCCGCCTTCCCCCGAGCCCTCCCTCGGACAGCGACTCCCCCGCCGCGATCATCGCCTCGGACCAGCACGCCTTCGACCAGCTCACGCGGACCAAGGATCATTGGAACCGCCCCGGCTGGTCCGACAAGACCAGGATCATCTACTGGCTGCTGACGTTCGATGAGGACCCGGCGCTGACGAAGTCCGCGGCCGACATCCAGAGCGCGCTCGCGCCACTCGACTACGACCTGATCGACGCTGCGGATCTGCACCTCACCCTGACCCGCGCCGGATCACGAGACCAGATCACCGACTCCGAGATCGACACGCTCACCAGCATCGCTGCCGACCGCCTTGGCCCGATTTTCGAGCTGACTGCTCACCCCCTGGCCGGCTCTGCGGGTGCTGTCCGATACTCCGTCACACCCTGGACACCGGTCATCGCCCTGCACGCGACTCTCAGCACCGTGCACGACGAACTGGGTCTTCCCGGGGGAAAGTCGACCGAGCGCTTTCGACCCCACCTCGGCGTGGCCTATAGCCGAGGCGAGCGTGCGGCACAGCCAGTGATCGACACCGTGGCCACCCTTCGCGCGTTGCCTCCGGTCGACCTCACGATCGCACACGTCGACTTGGTCGAGCTGAGGCGTGAACCTGGCCGGTACGCCTGGGATCTGCTGCACCGCGTGCCGTTGGCACAGACAGGAACGACGGAGGGCTGAGGGGCCGGAGCCGGTCCTAGGCTGCGTCGCCGAGAGGCAGGCTCTCCACCTTCGAGCTCAACACCGTCGGCTTCGTCATCGTCGGCCTCTTCATCGCCACCTGGGCCTTCGCCCTCATCTTCTGGCGTGTCGCCGCATCCAAGACTAGTGGACCGCTAACCTCCAGACACCCCAGCAAACCGCCGAGTGAACAACAGGCCCTGGTGACGGAAAGTGGCCGCCCCCTTGACCCGGTCGCCCTCGACTGCAATCCCCTCCCCGAGGCGCGCTGTCCCACCGGCTCCCGCTCCGGAAGGGCCGCCAAGTCGGCCGGGGGGGTTGAGGCCGGCCCACCAGCTGCGGATCAGCACCGTTCAAGGCACTCCGAGG
Proteins encoded in this window:
- a CDS encoding 2'-5' RNA ligase family protein, coding for MIDAADLHLTLTRAGSRDQITDSEIDTLTSIAADRLGPIFELTAHPLAGSAGAVRYSVTPWTPVIALHATLSTVHDELGLPGGKSTERFRPHLGVAYSRGERAAQPVIDTVATLRALPPVDLTIAHVDLVELRREPGRYAWDLLHRVPLAQTGTTEG